The following proteins are co-located in the Dyadobacter chenwenxiniae genome:
- a CDS encoding sterol desaturase family protein, which produces MKIEQHVTQKIWRDAFVSILLYLAPIALMLATFYLTDHKPWAGSNGLPFKVPGFIEAVFQNLSSWGLPVIILAIGIIEFAAGLYETKWTKNERILDIVCFVVPKIIIRPLVAYYSLQLLPQWLPAAKGSFSWVPFWWAFAIIAVADDLTQYWYHRLHHQVPWLWRFHRTHHSAPYMGMAMAGRQNVIYTIFFSQTYLTVALTYMGLGYAALFVKVIKSLIVTGAHSSIPWDKPFYQIKWLNPIAWVLERFISTPATHYAHHADTTDDGVGHYKGNFGNMFFLWDIIFGTGIITRRYPSSFGIKHYKEEEWYAQFLWPIFKSKKQGSELAADGPMVGDEIVLTPVNPEPVFETKLAS; this is translated from the coding sequence ATGAAAATTGAACAGCACGTTACCCAAAAAATATGGCGTGATGCATTCGTCAGTATCCTGCTGTATTTGGCACCGATTGCGCTGATGCTCGCTACTTTTTACCTGACCGATCACAAACCCTGGGCGGGCAGCAATGGCTTGCCTTTTAAAGTGCCCGGTTTTATTGAGGCTGTTTTTCAAAACCTGAGCTCCTGGGGGTTGCCTGTCATTATTCTGGCCATTGGCATCATTGAATTTGCAGCGGGCCTTTACGAGACCAAATGGACTAAAAATGAGCGTATCCTGGACATTGTCTGCTTTGTTGTACCCAAAATCATCATACGCCCTCTCGTAGCTTATTATAGTCTGCAACTGCTGCCACAGTGGCTTCCGGCTGCCAAGGGCAGCTTTTCGTGGGTTCCGTTTTGGTGGGCTTTTGCCATTATTGCCGTTGCCGATGACCTTACGCAATACTGGTATCACCGCCTGCACCATCAGGTGCCCTGGTTATGGCGCTTTCACCGCACCCACCACAGCGCACCTTACATGGGCATGGCCATGGCCGGAAGACAAAATGTTATCTACACGATCTTCTTTTCCCAAACCTACCTGACCGTAGCGCTCACCTATATGGGCCTGGGTTATGCGGCATTGTTTGTCAAAGTCATTAAGTCGCTGATCGTGACCGGGGCGCATTCGAGCATTCCTTGGGACAAGCCTTTTTACCAGATCAAATGGCTCAATCCCATTGCCTGGGTGCTGGAACGGTTCATTTCGACGCCCGCCACGCACTATGCACACCATGCAGACACGACTGATGATGGGGTAGGACATTACAAGGGTAACTTCGGTAATATGTTTTTTCTTTGGGACATCATTTTTGGCACAGGCATAATTACGCGCCGCTATCCGAGCTCTTTCGGCATCAAGCATTATAAGGAAGAGGAATGGTATGCACAGTTTTTGTGGCCCATCTTCAAATCCAAAAAACAGGGAAGCGAGCTTGCAGCCGATGGCCCAATGGTGGGCGATGAGATTGTGTTGACGCCGGTCAACCCAGAGCCGGTCTTTGAAACCAAACTGGCCAGCTAG
- a CDS encoding MFS transporter, whose translation MRKNDPKIINAWCMYDWANSVHALVIVSSIFPVYFSATAFKASGTLYTDFLGFQIKSSVLFTYTVSASFLITALLIPLCTAVADYSGKKKRFMKFFCYLGALSCMLLYFFTKDTLVPSVLLFGLSLIGWSGSIVFYDSYLPEIATEDKFDAYSARGFSLGYLGSVLLLVFNLSMVLAPAFYGITDKALPARISFFTVGLWWILFAQIPFKYLPAHRAAKPKTGNWIFTGFASLKKVYFNLRQQPFLAKFLSAFFIYTMGLRTVMYVATIFGATELKLPSQSLIVTVLLIQIVGIIGSFAFAWLSGKIGNIFALMVGVAIWIGICTGAYYTTEAMEFYFVACAVGMVMGGIQSLSRSTYSKLIPENTSDTASYFSFYDVTEKLAIVIGTFIYGTVEYLTGSMRNSILALLVIFVFGLILLYRIPSKKAYHYQMQDSEN comes from the coding sequence ATGAGAAAGAACGACCCCAAAATAATAAATGCCTGGTGTATGTATGACTGGGCCAATTCAGTCCACGCACTTGTTATTGTATCGAGTATTTTTCCCGTTTATTTCAGCGCTACCGCATTCAAAGCCTCTGGCACGCTCTACACGGATTTCCTGGGTTTTCAGATCAAAAGCTCTGTGCTGTTCACCTATACGGTCTCGGCTTCCTTTCTGATTACGGCGCTTTTGATCCCCTTATGCACGGCCGTTGCCGATTATAGTGGTAAAAAGAAAAGATTTATGAAATTTTTCTGCTATCTGGGCGCTCTGAGCTGCATGCTACTTTACTTTTTTACCAAGGACACGCTTGTGCCATCGGTTCTGCTCTTTGGATTGAGCTTGATCGGGTGGAGCGGCAGCATTGTGTTTTACGATTCTTATCTGCCAGAAATTGCCACAGAAGACAAGTTCGACGCTTACAGCGCCAGAGGCTTTTCCCTGGGTTATCTGGGCAGCGTGCTGCTTTTGGTTTTCAATTTAAGCATGGTTTTAGCGCCTGCGTTCTACGGCATTACCGATAAGGCGCTTCCTGCCCGCATTTCGTTTTTTACTGTCGGTCTCTGGTGGATCCTGTTTGCACAAATCCCGTTCAAATATCTGCCCGCCCATAGAGCTGCCAAGCCGAAGACAGGAAACTGGATTTTCACTGGGTTTGCCTCACTGAAAAAGGTTTATTTTAATTTAAGGCAGCAACCCTTTCTGGCCAAGTTTCTAAGCGCCTTTTTCATTTACACCATGGGCCTGAGAACGGTCATGTATGTAGCGACCATATTTGGGGCAACCGAGCTGAAACTGCCTTCGCAAAGCCTGATCGTCACTGTTCTGTTGATCCAGATTGTCGGCATTATCGGCTCCTTTGCATTCGCCTGGCTGTCCGGTAAAATCGGCAATATTTTTGCCTTAATGGTGGGTGTTGCTATCTGGATTGGCATTTGCACGGGCGCATATTACACAACCGAAGCCATGGAATTCTATTTTGTGGCCTGCGCTGTGGGCATGGTTATGGGAGGCATACAGTCCCTTTCCCGCTCAACCTATTCGAAGCTCATCCCGGAAAACACTTCCGACACGGCATCCTATTTTAGTTTTTACGACGTGACCGAAAAGCTTGCCATCGTCATCGGCACTTTCATTTACGGAACCGTCGAATATCTTACCGGCAGCATGCGAAACAGCATTCTGGCACTCCTGGTGATCTTTGTTTTCGGCCTGATTCTGCTCTACCGCATCCCTTCCAAAAAAGCTTATCATTATCAGATGCAGGATAGTGAGAATTAA
- a CDS encoding DUF6265 family protein — protein sequence MMKHARFLSNVVTKSLMALFLGSAAMIQSEGFSESDFEKLSAIVGSWKMQRAAGHMYETWRRVSPNAFAGVSYKIQNGDTIKLETVRLYLSNRRIIYAPVAFGQNDEKEVLFNLKSIQGEKFIFENPKHDFPQRIGYAFHSADSLHAYIEGTIDSKPRHIDYKYSKLK from the coding sequence ATGATGAAACATGCTCGTTTTCTCTCCAATGTAGTGACTAAAAGTTTAATGGCTTTGTTTCTTGGATCTGCGGCTATGATCCAGAGCGAAGGGTTTTCTGAAAGCGATTTTGAAAAGCTCAGCGCCATCGTGGGTTCATGGAAAATGCAGCGTGCAGCAGGTCATATGTATGAAACCTGGCGCAGGGTCTCACCCAATGCATTTGCAGGGGTCAGCTACAAAATTCAAAATGGTGATACCATTAAGCTCGAAACAGTCCGGTTGTATTTAAGTAACCGAAGGATTATATACGCACCAGTTGCTTTCGGACAAAATGATGAAAAGGAAGTACTCTTCAATTTGAAATCAATTCAAGGGGAAAAGTTTATTTTTGAGAATCCCAAGCACGATTTTCCCCAGCGCATCGGCTATGCTTTTCATTCGGCAGACTCGCTTCATGCCTACATTGAAGGAACCATCGATTCAAAACCCAGACATATAGATTATAAATATTCAAAACTCAAATAA
- a CDS encoding phosphatase PAP2 family protein, with translation MKKYISKSNLLIACGLLLTLGISSCTKTIDEPTASVNNPSSMDADAGNWKTYVLASSGEITVAEPKAATSAEYAAEIVKLKEATSKITPQQREIVNYWGAGAAFRWNEIGRELAARYNTPPASNQDGKYPLPDAANPLADPKFPFANPPYTARALAYLSVAQYDALVSAWNYKFKFNRKAPSKTDQSIQTILPVTDLPSYPSEDAVVAEASFLVLKAMFPGEVPFLEQKLTEHKNSRLWAGMNVESDITAGAELGKAVGAKVMARAKTDGMGTANNQAATAEMIANAKTIGTSEPWVSQESPARPPMLPTYGLVTPWNFDKAAVKTMRPGPPPAIGSAEYQQNIDELLAIAKKQTRDQARIASFWSDGVGSYTAPGHWHRRAADLCHKNAFSEVRTARTLALLGTTLQDAGICCWDAKYYYYYPRPNQMNRKIKTSVGLPNFPSYTSGHSTFSGAAAELLAYIFPDEKEKIDDMAQEASVSRIYGLIHYRFDCEAGLESGHKIGAFAVARAKSDGAK, from the coding sequence ATGAAAAAATATATATCAAAAAGCAATCTACTGATTGCGTGCGGACTGCTTCTCACATTAGGGATCTCTTCCTGCACCAAAACGATCGACGAGCCAACAGCCTCTGTTAACAATCCCTCCAGCATGGATGCCGACGCAGGCAACTGGAAAACTTACGTGCTTGCTTCATCGGGCGAAATAACAGTCGCTGAGCCAAAAGCAGCAACCTCGGCCGAATACGCTGCAGAAATTGTAAAGCTAAAAGAGGCGACCTCCAAAATCACGCCTCAGCAAAGGGAAATCGTAAATTATTGGGGAGCAGGAGCGGCTTTCCGCTGGAACGAGATCGGTCGTGAGCTTGCAGCCCGGTATAACACGCCTCCCGCATCGAACCAGGACGGGAAATATCCCCTTCCTGATGCTGCAAATCCATTAGCTGATCCTAAATTCCCTTTTGCAAACCCACCTTACACGGCGCGCGCGCTGGCATATCTGAGCGTGGCCCAGTATGATGCATTAGTAAGTGCATGGAATTATAAGTTCAAATTCAACCGCAAAGCACCTTCAAAGACAGATCAATCCATTCAAACGATCCTGCCGGTAACCGACCTCCCTTCCTATCCTTCTGAGGATGCAGTGGTGGCCGAAGCTTCGTTTTTGGTATTGAAAGCCATGTTTCCCGGCGAAGTGCCTTTCTTGGAGCAGAAACTCACAGAGCACAAAAATAGCCGTTTATGGGCTGGAATGAATGTGGAAAGTGATATTACGGCCGGCGCAGAACTCGGTAAAGCAGTGGGTGCAAAAGTAATGGCACGGGCCAAGACAGATGGCATGGGAACGGCCAATAACCAGGCTGCCACCGCTGAAATGATCGCGAACGCAAAAACAATCGGCACCTCGGAACCATGGGTAAGCCAGGAGTCGCCTGCCCGCCCGCCTATGCTGCCAACTTATGGACTGGTTACGCCCTGGAATTTTGATAAGGCAGCTGTAAAAACAATGCGCCCGGGCCCACCGCCGGCAATCGGAAGCGCTGAATATCAGCAAAACATCGATGAGCTTTTAGCTATTGCCAAAAAACAAACCCGCGATCAGGCGCGCATTGCCAGCTTCTGGTCGGATGGTGTGGGCAGTTACACGGCTCCGGGCCACTGGCACAGAAGGGCTGCTGACCTTTGTCACAAAAATGCTTTCAGCGAAGTGAGGACAGCCAGAACGCTGGCGCTTTTGGGCACCACATTACAGGATGCCGGCATCTGCTGCTGGGACGCCAAATACTATTACTATTACCCGCGCCCCAACCAAATGAACAGGAAAATCAAAACGTCTGTGGGTTTACCTAACTTCCCTTCATACACATCGGGACATTCTACCTTCTCAGGGGCGGCGGCTGAACTGCTGGCTTATATCTTTCCTGACGAAAAAGAGAAGATCGACGATATGGCACAGGAAGCTTCTGTATCAAGGATCTACGGACTGATCCATTACCGTTTCGACTGTGAAGCTGGTTTGGAATCCGGCCACAAGATCGGCGCGTTTGCAGTAGCAAGAGCGAAGTCTGACGGTGCTAAATAA
- a CDS encoding DinB family protein — MNKSAINPMPQFFDRYINLVEDIDIFEAFDQHAPDNIYAETTKLTELGDRAYAQGKWTVKDILQHVIDNERIMAYRAMRFSRNDKTILPGYDEEILAANTMASQRSIQDLLQEFNQVRQSTISLFKSMSGEMMLRSGFAYKSDISALALGFVIIGHPVHHMRVIRERYFPLL, encoded by the coding sequence ATGAACAAATCTGCGATCAACCCCATGCCCCAGTTTTTCGACCGTTACATTAACCTGGTCGAGGATATTGACATTTTTGAAGCATTCGACCAACACGCGCCAGACAATATTTACGCTGAGACCACCAAACTAACTGAGCTTGGGGACCGCGCCTACGCCCAGGGAAAGTGGACCGTCAAGGACATCTTACAGCACGTCATCGACAATGAGCGCATTATGGCCTACCGCGCCATGCGTTTTTCCAGAAACGACAAAACCATACTGCCAGGCTATGATGAGGAGATTTTGGCCGCCAACACCATGGCCAGTCAGCGCAGCATCCAGGATCTGTTGCAGGAGTTCAACCAGGTTAGGCAAAGCACAATATCGCTCTTTAAAAGCATGAGCGGCGAAATGATGCTGCGCTCAGGTTTTGCTTACAAATCAGACATATCGGCCCTGGCTTTGGGATTTGTCATCATCGGGCATCCGGTTCATCATATGCGGGTGATCCGGGAGCGTTATTTTCCGCTGCTTTAA
- a CDS encoding thioredoxin domain-containing protein, with amino-acid sequence MNRLSQQTSPYLLQHAHNPVDWYPWGQEALQKAKTENKPILVSIGYSACHWCHVMEHECFEKEDIAQVMNAHFVCIKVDREERPDVDAVYMDAVQAMGVRGGWPLNVFLLPDSRPFYGVTYLPPQNWVQLLKSIDNAFQKHYDELAGSAEGFVQNMLVSDTEKYGLTMGSGHYAASELDAMFEQLQRNFDGEKGGMNRAPKFPMPSIYKFLLRYFDISQNPEALSHLQLSLDRIALGGIYDHVGGGWARYSVDDEWFIPHFEKMLYDNAQLLSIYAEAYSLTKNPLYADRLLNTIQWLQNEMRSEQGGFYSALDADSQGVEGKFYIWTKAELEEVLGADFEWFAKLYNISQQGNWEDGHNHLHLTGTLLQTASALKLDMAGLETRYAGALKKLAEKRAERIRPGLDDKILTSWNGLLIKALADSYRALGEEYIRELAVSAGVFIRDNMFEAGKLMHSYKNGHATVTGFLEDYAAIIEAYLALYQITFDEQWIRLAQELADYTIHHFYDEKEGFFYFTDMYGERLIARKKELFDNVIPSSNSMMAHNLYLLGMMLDEDQYAKISDNMLSKMTKVLLSDVQWVTNWAALYCMRASPTAEIIIVGPEADQMRKDFDRFFVPNKLVMGTTSRSNLPLLENRTEVNGKTAIYVCYDKTCQLPVTQVEHALDQLAGL; translated from the coding sequence ATGAACCGCCTGAGCCAGCAAACCAGCCCTTATTTACTTCAACATGCCCACAACCCCGTTGACTGGTATCCCTGGGGACAGGAGGCCCTTCAAAAAGCAAAAACGGAAAATAAGCCTATTCTGGTCAGCATTGGCTACTCGGCTTGTCACTGGTGCCATGTCATGGAGCACGAATGTTTTGAAAAAGAGGACATTGCCCAGGTGATGAATGCACATTTTGTGTGCATCAAGGTCGACCGCGAGGAGCGCCCCGACGTGGATGCTGTCTATATGGATGCCGTGCAGGCCATGGGCGTGCGGGGCGGATGGCCGCTGAATGTATTTCTGCTTCCCGACAGCCGGCCTTTTTACGGGGTTACCTATCTGCCGCCGCAAAACTGGGTGCAGCTTTTAAAGAGCATTGATAATGCTTTTCAAAAACATTACGATGAGCTGGCAGGATCCGCCGAAGGATTTGTACAGAATATGCTGGTTTCGGACACGGAAAAATATGGTCTTACCATGGGAAGCGGACACTACGCTGCATCTGAACTGGACGCCATGTTTGAACAGTTGCAGCGTAATTTTGACGGGGAAAAAGGAGGAATGAACCGCGCCCCCAAGTTTCCAATGCCTTCGATCTACAAATTTTTGCTGCGTTATTTTGATATAAGTCAAAACCCCGAGGCGCTTTCCCATCTGCAACTGTCCCTGGACCGCATTGCTTTGGGCGGCATCTATGATCACGTGGGCGGCGGCTGGGCAAGGTACTCTGTTGATGACGAGTGGTTTATACCGCATTTCGAAAAAATGCTTTATGATAATGCGCAGCTGCTCAGCATCTACGCCGAAGCCTACTCATTAACGAAAAATCCGCTGTATGCCGATCGCCTTTTAAACACCATTCAATGGCTGCAAAATGAAATGCGTAGCGAGCAGGGCGGTTTTTATTCCGCGCTAGATGCAGATAGCCAGGGCGTGGAAGGCAAATTTTACATCTGGACGAAAGCCGAACTGGAAGAAGTCCTGGGCGCAGATTTCGAATGGTTTGCCAAACTGTATAACATTTCCCAGCAAGGTAACTGGGAAGACGGCCATAATCATTTGCATTTGACTGGCACGCTGCTGCAAACGGCCAGCGCCTTGAAGCTTGATATGGCCGGTCTTGAAACAAGATACGCGGGAGCCCTTAAAAAGTTAGCCGAAAAGCGCGCAGAACGCATCCGGCCAGGGCTCGATGATAAAATCCTTACATCCTGGAACGGGCTGCTGATCAAAGCACTAGCCGATTCCTACCGGGCCCTGGGCGAAGAATACATTCGGGAGCTGGCTGTTTCGGCAGGCGTCTTTATTCGCGACAACATGTTTGAGGCTGGCAAGCTCATGCACAGCTATAAAAACGGGCATGCAACTGTCACGGGTTTTCTGGAAGATTACGCGGCAATCATAGAGGCTTACCTGGCCCTTTACCAGATTACTTTTGATGAGCAGTGGATCAGGCTGGCCCAAGAACTGGCCGATTACACTATCCATCATTTCTATGATGAAAAAGAAGGATTCTTTTATTTTACCGACATGTACGGGGAAAGGCTCATTGCCCGCAAAAAAGAGCTTTTCGATAATGTAATCCCTTCTTCAAACTCGATGATGGCCCACAACCTTTACTTGCTGGGCATGATGCTCGATGAAGATCAATACGCCAAAATATCGGATAACATGCTTTCAAAAATGACCAAGGTCCTGCTCTCAGACGTGCAGTGGGTCACCAACTGGGCCGCATTATACTGCATGAGAGCGTCTCCAACGGCTGAAATCATCATTGTGGGACCCGAGGCAGATCAAATGCGAAAGGATTTTGACCGCTTCTTTGTGCCCAACAAGCTTGTCATGGGAACCACAAGCCGCTCAAATCTTCCCCTGCTCGAAAACCGGACCGAGGTCAATGGCAAAACGGCTATTTACGTTTGTTATGATAAGACATGCCAGCTGCCAGTGACGCAGGTGGAGCATGCGCTGGATCAGCTGGCGGGGCTTTAA
- a CDS encoding T9SS type A sorting domain-containing protein has product MKAFYTALFYLMVQSMHALAQDCQPDYVLNPVTVNNTIEWGKFPEFSLPFKIVYNATRFGDTQSEPLKHGFSHLANFSGSEPGSLTNANRALIWYGVATSSGNQPWADNALRSPLGNDTAAYRSFWDSYAEIARGYDLICMDIERMQREDRDILALKSNSKIPQNYRSLPDADFLAAYKRDMRWWYTEAANRLRLKGVTAPLSSYSDVPVRNTWLNITANSWQDWTTNAGRTHYLVQDNAGKIGGSFYNAQQFLTPSPYYYYGYDNPIGKDYLSYLLFNIEANRAWSDKPIIPFVWMRIHDSYDPNTPLIAGFVAEATAIFPFFSGAKGLWLWENPGFPGNRQENYAPYERFIYGLYRLSAFKDMFEGNYELVIAQSARDLMEQQSPIWRGVVKGNNILIAAQNPYAADNDETQILVSHQKWSRSIKLKGKEVFLCKFDLNDTVNATEPHLSDAYVYANPVAFEMNVVLNGVNGVTDVAFSLLNTKGQLVLEKQLKAIAGQTRERIDLPRLAAGTYFARFKTQNRTITKKVVIHQ; this is encoded by the coding sequence GTGAAAGCTTTTTACACCGCTTTATTTTATCTTATGGTTCAATCCATGCACGCCCTTGCCCAGGATTGCCAGCCAGATTATGTACTAAACCCGGTTACGGTAAACAATACGATCGAATGGGGCAAATTCCCCGAATTCAGCCTGCCATTCAAGATCGTCTACAATGCTACGCGCTTTGGCGATACGCAGTCTGAGCCCCTCAAACACGGTTTCAGCCACCTTGCCAACTTCTCGGGGTCCGAGCCCGGATCATTGACCAACGCCAACCGGGCTTTGATCTGGTACGGCGTTGCCACATCCAGCGGTAACCAGCCCTGGGCGGATAATGCATTGCGCAGCCCCTTGGGAAATGATACAGCCGCTTACCGAAGCTTTTGGGACAGTTATGCGGAGATCGCAAGGGGTTATGATTTAATCTGCATGGATATTGAGCGCATGCAGCGCGAAGACCGTGATATTCTGGCATTAAAATCCAATAGCAAGATCCCGCAAAATTACCGCAGCTTACCGGATGCCGACTTTCTGGCAGCCTATAAAAGAGACATGCGCTGGTGGTATACCGAAGCGGCCAACAGGTTAAGATTAAAAGGGGTCACAGCGCCACTGAGCAGTTACAGCGATGTTCCTGTGCGCAACACGTGGCTGAACATTACCGCAAACAGCTGGCAGGACTGGACTACCAACGCGGGCCGCACGCACTACCTGGTCCAGGACAATGCCGGAAAGATCGGCGGAAGCTTCTATAACGCCCAGCAATTTCTGACGCCGTCTCCTTACTACTATTATGGCTACGATAATCCGATCGGAAAGGATTACTTGTCCTACCTGCTTTTTAACATTGAAGCCAACCGCGCTTGGAGTGATAAGCCCATCATCCCTTTTGTGTGGATGCGCATCCATGATAGTTATGATCCCAACACGCCGCTGATCGCTGGATTTGTGGCCGAAGCAACAGCTATTTTTCCTTTTTTTTCCGGCGCGAAAGGACTCTGGCTTTGGGAAAATCCGGGTTTTCCGGGCAACCGGCAGGAAAACTATGCGCCTTATGAGCGTTTTATTTACGGACTTTACCGGCTTTCGGCCTTCAAGGATATGTTTGAGGGAAATTACGAGCTGGTCATTGCCCAATCTGCCCGCGATCTGATGGAGCAGCAAAGCCCGATCTGGCGCGGCGTTGTGAAAGGAAACAACATTCTGATCGCTGCGCAAAACCCCTATGCGGCAGATAATGATGAAACGCAGATCCTTGTCTCGCATCAGAAGTGGTCCAGAAGCATCAAGCTGAAAGGTAAGGAAGTTTTTCTTTGCAAGTTTGACCTCAACGATACGGTTAACGCAACTGAGCCGCACCTTTCCGATGCCTATGTTTATGCCAACCCCGTTGCTTTTGAGATGAATGTGGTCTTAAATGGTGTCAACGGCGTTACGGATGTGGCTTTTTCACTTTTAAATACAAAGGGACAGCTTGTATTGGAAAAACAGCTCAAAGCCATCGCCGGTCAGACGCGCGAGCGGATTGATCTGCCCCGTTTAGCTGCTGGCACATATTTTGCGCGCTTTAAAACCCAAAACAGGACCATTACCAAAAAAGTGGTCATTCATCAATAG